One Bacteroidales bacterium DNA window includes the following coding sequences:
- a CDS encoding quinol:cytochrome C oxidoreductase, translated as MDTNVTISKKFNYAAFGMIAVGLIVVIYALFTDSARGWANVLLNNFYFLSLTIGATFFFCLQYITQSGWSAMFRRVPEAIMGYIPIAGIVMILLFFGVQNLYHWAHPGAAEHDALIAHKSPYLNIPFFFIRIAIVFAAWFILTRYLRKLSLEEDQVGGVKYLEKIEFWSKVLIFVLAITFSMGSFDWIMSLEVHWFSTIFAFKAFASAFYHGTALIALIVILLHERGYFKELNQSHLLDFSRYMFVLSIIWGYLYFAQFMLIWFANIPEETVYYVKRWDNGWLVFFIINLVINWLIPFITLLPQKLDKNIKVVKYIAILLLAGMWLEQYELIMPEITKTPHFGLIEIGALVGFAGLFIFIVGRTLSKAPLIPKNHPYIEESLYHHVH; from the coding sequence ATGGATACCAACGTTACGATTTCGAAGAAATTCAATTATGCCGCTTTTGGCATGATTGCCGTCGGCCTGATTGTTGTCATTTATGCTCTATTCACTGACAGTGCCAGGGGCTGGGCCAATGTCCTGCTAAATAATTTCTACTTCCTGTCATTAACCATCGGGGCAACTTTTTTCTTTTGCCTTCAATACATCACCCAATCGGGGTGGTCAGCTATGTTCAGAAGGGTACCTGAAGCTATCATGGGCTATATCCCTATAGCAGGTATTGTGATGATACTTCTTTTCTTTGGAGTACAAAATCTTTACCATTGGGCTCATCCAGGGGCTGCTGAGCATGATGCACTCATTGCACATAAATCACCCTATCTCAATATTCCATTTTTCTTTATAAGGATTGCCATCGTATTTGCTGCATGGTTCATTCTTACACGCTACCTCAGAAAACTATCCCTGGAAGAAGATCAGGTTGGAGGGGTTAAATATCTGGAGAAAATAGAATTCTGGTCCAAAGTGTTAATCTTTGTACTGGCAATTACCTTCTCTATGGGTTCCTTTGACTGGATCATGTCACTGGAGGTTCATTGGTTCAGTACAATTTTTGCTTTTAAAGCTTTCGCTTCAGCATTTTACCATGGTACTGCCTTAATAGCCCTGATTGTTATTCTACTTCATGAACGCGGTTACTTTAAAGAATTGAACCAGAGTCATTTGCTCGATTTTTCAAGATATATGTTTGTTTTAAGTATCATATGGGGATATCTCTATTTTGCCCAGTTTATGCTGATCTGGTTTGCGAACATCCCTGAAGAAACCGTATACTATGTAAAACGCTGGGATAATGGCTGGTTGGTATTCTTCATTATTAATCTTGTGATCAACTGGCTGATCCCGTTTATTACACTTTTACCGCAGAAACTGGATAAGAACATTAAAGTAGTTAAGTATATTGCCATTTTGCTGCTGGCAGGTATGTGGCTGGAACAATATGAGCTGATCATGCCAGAGATAACCAAAACACCTCATTTTGGTCTAATTGAAATCGGCGCCTTGGTTGGCTTTGCAGGATTGTTTATCTTTATCGTTGGAAGGACACTCTCTAAAGCTCCTCTCATTCCCAAAAATCATCCTTATATTGAAGAAAGTCTGTATCACCATGTACATTAA
- a CDS encoding SCO family protein: MYIKIGGIQMKALASWLTLPALLAVLFFSPNPLLADSQNQMEVGITEKLDQFIPQGIILTGVDGKQVDLKQVIDKPTVLNFVYYRCPGICSPLMNGLSDVINNTDLQLGKDYQVLTISFDAREGYDLAVKKRTTYIKRMKFQEDSKGWLFFTGDSSNIERITKTTGFGFKLAGTEFMHEGALIMISPQGKITRYLKGISFLPFEFKLAILEASEGKSSPTVSKVIQFCYSFDASSQRYVLDITKISAIIIIFFAVSLLLYLLIRSKRKNTRSLS; this comes from the coding sequence ATGTACATTAAAATTGGAGGAATACAAATGAAAGCATTGGCCTCTTGGCTGACACTGCCGGCTCTGCTGGCAGTTTTGTTTTTTTCACCCAACCCATTGTTAGCCGATTCACAGAATCAAATGGAGGTTGGTATTACGGAAAAGTTAGATCAATTTATTCCCCAGGGAATTATATTGACAGGGGTAGACGGGAAACAGGTGGATCTCAAACAAGTTATTGACAAACCCACTGTTTTAAATTTTGTTTATTATCGATGCCCGGGAATATGCAGCCCGCTAATGAATGGCCTCTCAGATGTTATCAACAACACTGATCTTCAGTTAGGGAAAGATTACCAGGTACTTACAATAAGTTTTGATGCAAGAGAAGGGTATGACCTTGCTGTGAAAAAGAGGACAACCTATATCAAGAGAATGAAATTCCAGGAGGACAGTAAGGGTTGGCTTTTCTTTACAGGGGATAGCAGTAATATCGAGAGGATCACAAAAACAACCGGGTTTGGTTTTAAGCTTGCCGGAACAGAATTTATGCATGAAGGTGCATTAATTATGATTAGCCCACAGGGCAAAATCACACGGTATTTGAAAGGAATCTCCTTCCTGCCTTTTGAATTTAAACTTGCCATTCTTGAAGCTTCAGAAGGGAAATCATCCCCAACTGTGAGTAAAGTAATTCAGTTTTGTTACTCTTTCGATGCCAGCAGTCAGCGCTATGTTCTGGATATCACAAAAATTTCTGCCATTATCATTATCTTTTTTGCTGTTTCGTTGTTATTATACCTTTTGATTCGTTCAAAAAGAAAAAATACCCGGAGCCTTAGTTGA